One genomic window of Gossypium hirsutum isolate 1008001.06 chromosome D11, Gossypium_hirsutum_v2.1, whole genome shotgun sequence includes the following:
- the LOC107912311 gene encoding ribonucleases P/MRP protein subunit POP1 isoform X2 — MAVEGSKKPQASASQPPRKINLQKFAESRAAELESLHSTVSARLNNDFRSRRNKRRRTTAFDNEASKKRNRKRQRLIKVDKSNVSGLETEQKKNESPLPRRLRRRLELKNNPQSGFVTSGDGTKRLRTHVWHAKRFTMAKRWGFYLPLGLHGRGGGSRAVLRWFKQGVLLHDASYNIAVQLEGPEDYLVATLEMVLVPFTSVKSEGVSDSVLSGVTYGTAMLHHVGAPLSQPIAPVTYMWRPHQGSKKDDNNNCLDVVGSKEQCRTNSGSCFRQLWVWIHASAFNEGYDALKCACQKLMIERGITINCFSHEGQLAKLELIGSKAFQLLQKTVHPVSCIVENSWQLQKCSFQRDRDDFQNKNSFTLEDEECSPSCAILSFTVKDPRLLPTKETKDFHEPDSIIDMQEVGASDRITLTGNLDKNEEVASPSCPKPEGIENLSGGRNLWDSSSRIDPPEEENELCMEKHQQRMGFFCLDEPKPGPPKTSNKVQCSRSCPILLLKNNNKKGSPMGWSIVVPISWARVFWNFLVSKGAHVIGLREKHWIACEIGLPYFPSDFPDCNSYLTLNEIEATASRKNAEQHPPAVRPFRIPIPSPWNVVHTAFDKLSWRVKEAQVSSGENIVRKYSMSNSSCERSDVTSLRHRDSFGGIVARTSSLLTEFLNGIQGFIFMHTRRVFLKMELLYVLHVSLIYQCGLAAQAALKVDSKCLILLWGHTSRNNLLVSGNSMYQMTLLLENIIGGQLVLSQLDLFEGAKSQRQRRSVRLSCLLV, encoded by the exons ATGGCTGTTGAAGGAAGTAAAAAACCTCAAGCTTCAGCGTCTCAACCCCCGCGCAAAATCAACTTACAAAAATTCGCAGAATCCAGAGCTGCCGAGCTCGAGTCGCTTCACTCAACTGTGTCCGCTCGGCTCAATAAcgattttaggtctcgtagaaaCAAGAGGAGGAGAACCACAGCATTCGACAATGAAGCTTCCAAGAAGAGAAACAGAAAGAGGCAGAGATTAATTAAGGTTGATAAAAGCAATGTTTCAGGTTTAGAGACGGAGCAGAAGAAGAATGAATCTCCCCTTCCACGTCGTCTTCGTCGGAGATTGGAGCTTAAAAACAATCCCCAAAGCGGTTTCGTTACTTCAGGGGATGGTACCAAGCGGTTGAGAACGCACGTTTGGCACGCGAAGCGGTTCACAATGGCTAAACGGTGGGGGTTTTACCTTCCCTTAGGATTGCATGGCAG AGGAGGGGGGTCGAGGGCGGTTTTGAGGTGGTTCAAACAGGGAGTGCTTCTCCATGATGCGAGCTATAACATTGCTGTTCAACTAGAAGGTCCAGAG GATTATTTAGTGGCAACATTAGAGATGGTTTTAGTCCCTTTTACATCTGTTAAATCTGAAGGTGTTTCTGATTCTGTTCTTTCCGGTGTTACTTATGGGACTGCTATG ctTCATCATGTTGGAGCACCTCTTTCACAGCCAATTGCACCTGTAACTTATATGTGGCGTCCTCATCAGGGGAGTAAAAAAGATGACAACAATAATTGCCTTGATGTGGTTGGAAGTAAGGAGCAATGTAGAACCAACTCTGGTTCTTGCTTTCGCCAACTTTGGGTTTGGATCCATGCCTCAGCTTTTAATGAGGGATATGATGCTCTAAAATGTGCTTGTCAGAAACTG ATGATTGAGAGAGGCATCACCATTAATTGTTTTTCACATGAGGGTCAACTTGCAAAATTGGAATTAATTGGGTCCAAGGCATTTCAACTTCTTCAGAAGACTGTTCATCCTGTCTCTTG CATCGTGGAGAATTCTTGGCAACTGCAAAAGTGTTCATTTCAGAGGGATAGGGATGACTTTCAAAATAAAAACTCTTTTACACTTGAAGATGAGGAATGTAGTCCTTCTTGTGCAATTTTATCTTTTACCGTCAAGGATCCTCGTCTATTGCCCACAAAAGAGACCAAAGATTTTCATGAGCCAGATTCTATAATTGATATGCAAGAAGTTGGAGCCAGTGACCGTATTACTTTAACTGGAAATTTAGATAAGAACGAAGAGGTAGCCTCACCCTCATGTCCAAAACCTGAAGGAATTGAAAATTTATCTGGTGGGAGGAATTTGTGGGATTCTAGCAGTAGAATAGATCCTCCAGAGGAAGAAAACGAACTTTGCATGGAAAAGCATCAGCAGCGGATGGGTTTCTTTTGCCTTGATGAACCAAAACCAGGGCCCCCAAAGACTTCAAACAAGGTGCAGTGCTCGCGTTCTTGCCCTATTTTGcttctaaaaaataataacaagaaggGCTCTCCTATGGG ATGGTCTATTGTAGTACCTATAAGTTGGGCTAGGGTCTTCTGGAATTTTCTTGTCTCCAAAGGGGCCCATGTGATTGGGCTGAGAGAAAAACACTGGATTGCTTGTGAA ATTGGATTGCCTTATTTTCCTTCTGATTTCCCCGATTGCAATTCATACTTAACCTTAAATGAAATTGAAGCCACTGCCTCTAGGAAAAATGCGGAGCAGCATCCTCCTGCTGTAAGACCTTTTAGAATTCCTATTCCATCACCTTGGAATGTTGTCCATACTGCTTTTGACAAGCTGTCCTGGAGGGTTAAAGAAGCTCAAGTTTCAAGTGGAGAAAATATAGTTCGGAAATACTCGATGAGTAATTCAAGTTGTGAAAGAAGTGATGTTACATCATTGAGACATCGTGATTCATTTGGTGGCATTGTTGCGAGGACATCTAGTTTGCTGACTGAATTCTTGAATGGCATTCAGG GGTTCATCTTCATGCATACAAGGAGGGTGTTTTTGAAGATGGAGCTGTTATATGTGCTCCACGTCTCACTGATATATCAATGTGGACTTGCAG CACAGGCAGCATTGAAGGTAGACTCGAAATGCCTAATTCTGCTGTGGGGTCATACTTCAAGGAACAACCTTCTGGTAAGTGGGAACTCAATGTACCAGATGACCCTGCTTCTAGAGAATATCATCGGTGGCCAGTTGGTTTTGTCACAACTGGATTTGTTCGAGGGAG CAAAAAGCCAACGGCAGAGGCGTTCTGTGAGGCTGTCTTGCTTGCTAGTCTGA
- the LOC107912311 gene encoding ribonucleases P/MRP protein subunit POP1 isoform X1, producing the protein MAVEGSKKPQASASQPPRKINLQKFAESRAAELESLHSTVSARLNNDFRSRRNKRRRTTAFDNEASKKRNRKRQRLIKVDKSNVSGLETEQKKNESPLPRRLRRRLELKNNPQSGFVTSGDGTKRLRTHVWHAKRFTMAKRWGFYLPLGLHGRGGGSRAVLRWFKQGVLLHDASYNIAVQLEGPEDYLVATLEMVLVPFTSVKSEGVSDSVLSGVTYGTAMLHHVGAPLSQPIAPVTYMWRPHQGSKKDDNNNCLDVVGSKEQCRTNSGSCFRQLWVWIHASAFNEGYDALKCACQKLMIERGITINCFSHEGQLAKLELIGSKAFQLLQKTVHPVSCIVENSWQLQKCSFQRDRDDFQNKNSFTLEDEECSPSCAILSFTVKDPRLLPTKETKDFHEPDSIIDMQEVGASDRITLTGNLDKNEEVASPSCPKPEGIENLSGGRNLWDSSSRIDPPEEENELCMEKHQQRMGFFCLDEPKPGPPKTSNKVQCSRSCPILLLKNNNKKGSPMGWSIVVPISWARVFWNFLVSKGAHVIGLREKHWIACEIGLPYFPSDFPDCNSYLTLNEIEATASRKNAEQHPPAVRPFRIPIPSPWNVVHTAFDKLSWRVKEAQVSSGENIVRKYSMSNSSCERSDVTSLRHRDSFGGIVARTSSLLTEFLNGIQGEHLLLFPQLQNRKLSLVKVMKDKNMMEKGQNGITQISYNHKLCFVRVHLHAYKEGVFEDGAVICAPRLTDISMWTCSTGSIEGRLEMPNSAVGSYFKEQPSGKWELNVPDDPASREYHRWPVGFVTTGFVRGSKKPTAEAFCEAVLLASLREEQWKEMTVNRRRKEIYVLVRNLRSSAYRLALATIILEEEEEDVRFL; encoded by the exons ATGGCTGTTGAAGGAAGTAAAAAACCTCAAGCTTCAGCGTCTCAACCCCCGCGCAAAATCAACTTACAAAAATTCGCAGAATCCAGAGCTGCCGAGCTCGAGTCGCTTCACTCAACTGTGTCCGCTCGGCTCAATAAcgattttaggtctcgtagaaaCAAGAGGAGGAGAACCACAGCATTCGACAATGAAGCTTCCAAGAAGAGAAACAGAAAGAGGCAGAGATTAATTAAGGTTGATAAAAGCAATGTTTCAGGTTTAGAGACGGAGCAGAAGAAGAATGAATCTCCCCTTCCACGTCGTCTTCGTCGGAGATTGGAGCTTAAAAACAATCCCCAAAGCGGTTTCGTTACTTCAGGGGATGGTACCAAGCGGTTGAGAACGCACGTTTGGCACGCGAAGCGGTTCACAATGGCTAAACGGTGGGGGTTTTACCTTCCCTTAGGATTGCATGGCAG AGGAGGGGGGTCGAGGGCGGTTTTGAGGTGGTTCAAACAGGGAGTGCTTCTCCATGATGCGAGCTATAACATTGCTGTTCAACTAGAAGGTCCAGAG GATTATTTAGTGGCAACATTAGAGATGGTTTTAGTCCCTTTTACATCTGTTAAATCTGAAGGTGTTTCTGATTCTGTTCTTTCCGGTGTTACTTATGGGACTGCTATG ctTCATCATGTTGGAGCACCTCTTTCACAGCCAATTGCACCTGTAACTTATATGTGGCGTCCTCATCAGGGGAGTAAAAAAGATGACAACAATAATTGCCTTGATGTGGTTGGAAGTAAGGAGCAATGTAGAACCAACTCTGGTTCTTGCTTTCGCCAACTTTGGGTTTGGATCCATGCCTCAGCTTTTAATGAGGGATATGATGCTCTAAAATGTGCTTGTCAGAAACTG ATGATTGAGAGAGGCATCACCATTAATTGTTTTTCACATGAGGGTCAACTTGCAAAATTGGAATTAATTGGGTCCAAGGCATTTCAACTTCTTCAGAAGACTGTTCATCCTGTCTCTTG CATCGTGGAGAATTCTTGGCAACTGCAAAAGTGTTCATTTCAGAGGGATAGGGATGACTTTCAAAATAAAAACTCTTTTACACTTGAAGATGAGGAATGTAGTCCTTCTTGTGCAATTTTATCTTTTACCGTCAAGGATCCTCGTCTATTGCCCACAAAAGAGACCAAAGATTTTCATGAGCCAGATTCTATAATTGATATGCAAGAAGTTGGAGCCAGTGACCGTATTACTTTAACTGGAAATTTAGATAAGAACGAAGAGGTAGCCTCACCCTCATGTCCAAAACCTGAAGGAATTGAAAATTTATCTGGTGGGAGGAATTTGTGGGATTCTAGCAGTAGAATAGATCCTCCAGAGGAAGAAAACGAACTTTGCATGGAAAAGCATCAGCAGCGGATGGGTTTCTTTTGCCTTGATGAACCAAAACCAGGGCCCCCAAAGACTTCAAACAAGGTGCAGTGCTCGCGTTCTTGCCCTATTTTGcttctaaaaaataataacaagaaggGCTCTCCTATGGG ATGGTCTATTGTAGTACCTATAAGTTGGGCTAGGGTCTTCTGGAATTTTCTTGTCTCCAAAGGGGCCCATGTGATTGGGCTGAGAGAAAAACACTGGATTGCTTGTGAA ATTGGATTGCCTTATTTTCCTTCTGATTTCCCCGATTGCAATTCATACTTAACCTTAAATGAAATTGAAGCCACTGCCTCTAGGAAAAATGCGGAGCAGCATCCTCCTGCTGTAAGACCTTTTAGAATTCCTATTCCATCACCTTGGAATGTTGTCCATACTGCTTTTGACAAGCTGTCCTGGAGGGTTAAAGAAGCTCAAGTTTCAAGTGGAGAAAATATAGTTCGGAAATACTCGATGAGTAATTCAAGTTGTGAAAGAAGTGATGTTACATCATTGAGACATCGTGATTCATTTGGTGGCATTGTTGCGAGGACATCTAGTTTGCTGACTGAATTCTTGAATGGCATTCAGGGTGAACATTTACTTCTATTTCCTCAATTGCAAAATAGAAAATTAAGTCTTGTTAAGGTTATGAAGGACAAAAACATGATGGAAAAAGGCCAAAATGGGATTACTCAAATTAGCTATAACCACAAGTTATGTTTTGTAAGGGTTCATCTTCATGCATACAAGGAGGGTGTTTTTGAAGATGGAGCTGTTATATGTGCTCCACGTCTCACTGATATATCAATGTGGACTTGCAG CACAGGCAGCATTGAAGGTAGACTCGAAATGCCTAATTCTGCTGTGGGGTCATACTTCAAGGAACAACCTTCTGGTAAGTGGGAACTCAATGTACCAGATGACCCTGCTTCTAGAGAATATCATCGGTGGCCAGTTGGTTTTGTCACAACTGGATTTGTTCGAGGGAG CAAAAAGCCAACGGCAGAGGCGTTCTGTGAGGCTGTCTTGCTTGCTAGTCTGAGAGAAGAGCAGTGGAAGGAGATGACAGTGAATCGTAGGAGGAAGGAGATATATGTCCTTGTTAGGAACCTTAGGTCTTCAGCATATAGACTTGCTCTTGCCACCATTATcctggaagaagaagaagaagatgtcAGATTCTTATGA
- the LOC107912313 gene encoding peptidyl-prolyl cis-trans isomerase CYP21-4 isoform X2 has protein sequence MARIKPQALLQQSKRKKGPARISLTTIIMLTLIVVLILFFVYATYRHWTQRSRIHIENRESVIEGDNSFMDSKKSDLPGYAILDTAKGSITVELFKDSSPEVVDQFLDLCQRGHFNGMLFRHVIKHYVIQAGDSDKLGAVEDWTLKGKQYSQLDTSLKHEAFMLGTSKVKHDKKEFELFITTAPIPDLNEKLIVFGKVIKGEDIVQIPYAS, from the exons ATGGCGAGGATCAAACCACAAGCTCTGCTACAACAGAGCAAAAGGAAGAAAGGGCCAGCTCGAATAAGTCTTACAACAATTATAATGTTGACTTTGATTGTCGTTTTGATTCTGTTTTTTGTGTATGCCACCTACAGACACTGGACTCAAAG GTCAAGAATTCATATTGAAAACAGGGAATCAGTTATTGAG GGTGACAACTCTTTCATGGATTCAAAGAAGTCTGATCTTCCAGGATATGCT ATTTTAGATACTGCGAAAGGCTCTATAACAGTGGAGCTCTTCAAGGACAGTTCTCCTGAAGTTGTTGATCAATTCCTTGATTTATG TCAGAGAGGACACTTCAATGGAATGCTTTTTCGCCATGTGATAAAGCACTATGTGATTCAGGCTGGTGATAGTGATAAGCTGGGAGCTGTAGAGGACTGGACTTTGAAAGGAAAGCAATACAGCCAACTTGATACAAG TTTGAAGCATGAAGCATTCATGCTTGGAACTTCTAAGGTAAAGCATGATAAGAAAGAATTTGAGCTTTTCATCACAACTGCACCAATCCCAGATCTAAATGAGAAGCTTATTGTCTTTGGGAAGGTCATTAAGGGAGAAGACATTGTTCAG ATACCATATGCTTCATAA
- the LOC107912313 gene encoding peptidyl-prolyl cis-trans isomerase CYP21-4 isoform X1: MARIKPQALLQQSKRKKGPARISLTTIIMLTLIVVLILFFVYATYRHWTQRSRIHIENRESVIEGDNSFMDSKKSDLPGYAILDTAKGSITVELFKDSSPEVVDQFLDLCQRGHFNGMLFRHVIKHYVIQAGDSDKLGAVEDWTLKGKQYSQLDTSLKHEAFMLGTSKVKHDKKEFELFITTAPIPDLNEKLIVFGKVIKGEDIVQEIEEVDTDEHYRPKSSIGIRSVNLKQSI, encoded by the exons ATGGCGAGGATCAAACCACAAGCTCTGCTACAACAGAGCAAAAGGAAGAAAGGGCCAGCTCGAATAAGTCTTACAACAATTATAATGTTGACTTTGATTGTCGTTTTGATTCTGTTTTTTGTGTATGCCACCTACAGACACTGGACTCAAAG GTCAAGAATTCATATTGAAAACAGGGAATCAGTTATTGAG GGTGACAACTCTTTCATGGATTCAAAGAAGTCTGATCTTCCAGGATATGCT ATTTTAGATACTGCGAAAGGCTCTATAACAGTGGAGCTCTTCAAGGACAGTTCTCCTGAAGTTGTTGATCAATTCCTTGATTTATG TCAGAGAGGACACTTCAATGGAATGCTTTTTCGCCATGTGATAAAGCACTATGTGATTCAGGCTGGTGATAGTGATAAGCTGGGAGCTGTAGAGGACTGGACTTTGAAAGGAAAGCAATACAGCCAACTTGATACAAG TTTGAAGCATGAAGCATTCATGCTTGGAACTTCTAAGGTAAAGCATGATAAGAAAGAATTTGAGCTTTTCATCACAACTGCACCAATCCCAGATCTAAATGAGAAGCTTATTGTCTTTGGGAAGGTCATTAAGGGAGAAGACATTGTTCAG GAAATTGAAGAGGTGGACACAGATGAGCATTATCGACCTAAATCTTCTATAGGGATCCGCAGTGTGAATCTGAAACAAAGCATCTAA
- the LOC107912312 gene encoding beta-carotene isomerase D27, chloroplastic isoform X2, with translation MKMMPLALTLPAPQTVMVSSSPIYLLPTSSLQNRTSFRAFCSSVSPETIHSEGSKAEYKPGILDHFFLNSFRDKLVKEVGWDSEKPGYGGLIELAKALMMNNRSNSHTKDAAVRILKSLFPPLLLELYKILIAPIDGGKVAAMMVARVTVLTCQWLMGTCKVNSVDLPDGTSCNSGVFVERCKYLEESKCVGICINTCKLPTQSFFKDYMGVPLLMEPNFSDYSCQQNQIEPVTCNFTRSLSFVYHRQASFSAEEVKIY, from the exons ATGAAAATGATGCCTCTGGCTCTGACTCTTCCTGCTCCGCAAACTGTGATGGTATCTTCATCTCCTATTTACCTTCTTCCAACATCTTCACTGCAAAATCGAACATCTTTCCGCGCCTTTTGCTCCTCTGTCTCTCCCGAAACG ATACACAGTGAAGGTTCAAAGGCTGAGTATAAGCCAGGAATCTTGGACCATTTTTTCCTGAATTCCTTTCGTGACAAATTGGTAAAG GAAGTTGGATGGGATTCGGAGAAGCCTGGATATGGTGGACTTATTGAATTGGCGAAAGCCCTCATGATGAACAACAGAAGCAATTCTCACACCAAAGATGCTGCG GTTCGAATATTGAAGTCACTGTTTCCGCCATTATTGTTAGAGCTTTACAAAATCCTTATAGCTCCTATAGATGGAGGGAAGGTCGCTGCAATGATGGTTG CAAGGGTGACTGTGCTTACCTGTCAGTGGCTTATGGGCACATGCAAGGTTAATTCTGTGGATCTTCCTGATGGAACCTCTTGCAATAGCGGG GTTTTTGTAGAGAGATGCAAGTACTTAGAGGAAAGTAAGTGCGTAGGGATTTGTATCAATACTTGTAAGCTTCCAACACAG AGTTTCTTCAAGGACTACATGGGGGTCCCTCTGCTGATGGAGCCTAACTTCAGCGATTATAGCTGTCAG CAAAATCAGATTGAGCCGGTGACATGTAATTTCACCCGTTCACTTTCATTTGTTTATCATCGGCAAGCCTCCTTTTCTGCAGAAGAAGTAAAAATCTATTAA
- the LOC107912312 gene encoding beta-carotene isomerase D27, chloroplastic isoform X1 — protein sequence MKMMPLALTLPAPQTVMVSSSPIYLLPTSSLQNRTSFRAFCSSVSPETIHSEGSKAEYKPGILDHFFLNSFRDKLVKEVGWDSEKPGYGGLIELAKALMMNNRSNSHTKDAAVRILKSLFPPLLLELYKILIAPIDGGKVAAMMVARVTVLTCQWLMGTCKVNSVDLPDGTSCNSGVFVERCKYLEESKCVGICINTCKLPTQSFFKDYMGVPLLMEPNFSDYSCQFKFGVSPPLPEDDNTLKESCLDVCPIANKRREIRRNVDAMKCPNA from the exons ATGAAAATGATGCCTCTGGCTCTGACTCTTCCTGCTCCGCAAACTGTGATGGTATCTTCATCTCCTATTTACCTTCTTCCAACATCTTCACTGCAAAATCGAACATCTTTCCGCGCCTTTTGCTCCTCTGTCTCTCCCGAAACG ATACACAGTGAAGGTTCAAAGGCTGAGTATAAGCCAGGAATCTTGGACCATTTTTTCCTGAATTCCTTTCGTGACAAATTGGTAAAG GAAGTTGGATGGGATTCGGAGAAGCCTGGATATGGTGGACTTATTGAATTGGCGAAAGCCCTCATGATGAACAACAGAAGCAATTCTCACACCAAAGATGCTGCG GTTCGAATATTGAAGTCACTGTTTCCGCCATTATTGTTAGAGCTTTACAAAATCCTTATAGCTCCTATAGATGGAGGGAAGGTCGCTGCAATGATGGTTG CAAGGGTGACTGTGCTTACCTGTCAGTGGCTTATGGGCACATGCAAGGTTAATTCTGTGGATCTTCCTGATGGAACCTCTTGCAATAGCGGG GTTTTTGTAGAGAGATGCAAGTACTTAGAGGAAAGTAAGTGCGTAGGGATTTGTATCAATACTTGTAAGCTTCCAACACAG AGTTTCTTCAAGGACTACATGGGGGTCCCTCTGCTGATGGAGCCTAACTTCAGCGATTATAGCTGTCAG TTCAAATTTGGGGTTAGCCCACCATTGCCGGAGGATGATAACACCCTAAAAGAGTCCTGCCTGGATGTATGCCCAATTGCTAATAAACGACGTGAAATTCGAAGAAACGTGGATGCGATGAAATGTCCAAACGCGTAA
- the LOC107911334 gene encoding uncharacterized protein: MAASYHARSNSLPSRQHPIASQIDDNLNRLRASQSASTSSSIGHNLNGLQDLHECVDVLLQFPLTQHALAQEKQGEMVEELLDGSLMLLVVCTTAKDALLQTKECTQELQSILRRRRGAERLANEFRNYLTSRKAMKKEIWKALANLKHIQNKLSTPGENGAVISILRDVEAVTISVLESVLSFISASEAESKSSRWSLVSKLMHQKKVMCEEEQKANEILSAEAAVRSCIKSENMKNVENVQKELQSSELSIQDLEEGLETLSRRMIKTRVTVLNIISC, from the coding sequence ATGGCAGCCTCTTACCATGCTCGATCAAACAGCTTGCCCTCAAGGCAACACCCCATCGCTTCACAAATAGACGACAACTTGAACCGATTGAGGGCATCTCAATCAGCCTCTACATCATCATCGATAGGCCACAATCTAAATGGTCTTCAGGATTTGCATGAATGTGTTGATGTATTGCTTCAATTTCCACTCACTCAACATGCTCTAGCCCAAGAGAAGCAAGGGGAAATGGTTGAAGAGCTTTTGGATGGATCTCTCATGCTCTTGGTTGTATGTACCACTGCTAAGGATGCCTTGTTGCAGACAAAGGAATGCACACAAGAGCTTCAATCAATTTTGCGCAGAAGACGTGGAGCCGAAAGGCTTGCTAATGAGTTTAGGAACTACTTAACATCTAGGAAAGCCATGAAAAAGGAAATCTGGAAGGCCTTAGCGAACTTGAAGCATATACAGAATAAACTCAGTACTCCTGGCGAGAATGGAGCTGTGATTAGCATCTTAAGAGATGTAGAAGCAGTTACCATCAGCGTGCTAGAATCCGTATTGTCCTTTATTTCAGCGTCAGAGGCAGAATCAAAATCGAGCCGTTGGTCGCTGGTTTCGAAGCTAATGCACCAGAAGAAAGTAATGTGCGAGGAAGAACAGAAAGCAAATGAAATTTTGAGTGCTGAAGCTGCAGTGCGTTCCTGCATTAAATCCGAAAACATGAAGAATGTCGAGAACGTACAAAAGGAGCTTCAAAGCTCAGAGTTGAGCATCCAAGATCTTGAAGAAGGCCTTGAAACCCTCTCCAGGCGTATGATCAAAACTAGAGTTACTGTTCTTAATATCATCAGCTGTTAA